From the genome of Labrus bergylta chromosome 12, fLabBer1.1, whole genome shotgun sequence, one region includes:
- the LOC110001376 gene encoding leucine-rich repeat and transmembrane domain-containing protein 1 isoform X1, whose product MRGTHQSKEPFCCVDLIPELLLQRSTDHVPPYMHLVLVCALLSLLPSSQACPKECSCNGNTKVVDCQGRGLYDIPRRLHPDTQELYLQDNRIRGLGSMAFREIPLVRILDLSNNSITSVSPTALLGLRSLHRLSLAHNSLKELDKRLLGPIRSLSHLDLSHNSLWGLPGAIGDSLRNLSHLGLAHNRITRMDRSLLEALTRLDSLTLRGNPWRCDCQLIGLKLWLETYLFKGGVVDEVLCSQPEEMKDRDLQKVPYQLFHACMTTSYHYLFANIHHLESERLLRGHTHGNHAHPSSHALHVPMVIGEGFGVGGAGGGGGGGGGSLPECEPKQRPRPVNLRHAIATVIITGVVCGIVCLMMLAAAVYGCAYAAIMAKYQRELKKNEELAAARGADHKKADEKEPLENAIA is encoded by the exons ATGAGAG GGACACATCAGAGCAAAGAGCCATTCTGCTGTGTTGACCTGATTCCAGAGCTGCTGTTACAACGCTCCACTGATCATGTGCCTCCATATATGCATT TGGTACTGGTTTGtgccctcctctccctcttgcCGTCATCACAAGCCTGTCCAAAGGAGTGTAGCTGCAATGGCAACACCAAAGTTGTGGACTGCCAGGGTCGAGGCCTGTATGACATCCCTCGACGACTACATCCAGACACCCAAGAACTGTACCTCCAAGATAACCGTATAAGGGGGCTGGGATCGATGGCTTTCCGAGAAATACCGCTTGTTCGTATTCTCGACCTGTCTAATAACTCTATAACGTCAGTTTCACCGACTGCTCTGCTGGGTCTCCGAAGTCTACACCGCCTCAGCCTGGCCCACAACAGCCTCAAAGAGCTGGACAAACGGTTGCTTGGACCTATCCGTTCCCTTTCACACCTTGACCTCTCGCACAACAG CCTGTGGGGTTTGCCTGGAGCCATTGGGGACAGTTTGAGGAACCTAAGCCACCTGGGACTAGCGCACAACAGAATAACAAGAATGGACCGCTCTTTGTTGGAGGCCCTGACCCGCCTGGACAGCCTCACACTACGAGGCAACCCCTGGAGGTGTGACTGCCAGCTAATAGGCCTCAAACTCTGGCTGGAGACGTACCTCTTCAAAG GTGGAGTAGTGGATGAGGTGCTTTGCTCACAGCCAGAAGAGATGAAGGACAGAGACCTACAAAAAGTCCCCTACCAGCTCTTTCATGCATGCATGACCACAAGCTACCATTACCTGTTTGCAAACATACACCACCTGGAGTCAGAGAGGCTGCTGCGAGGCCACACCCATGGCAACCATGCTCATCCCTCCAGCCACGCTCTCCACGTCCCCATGGTGATCGGGGAGGGTTTTGGTgttggaggagcaggaggaggtggtggaggaggaggagggagtttGCCAGAGTGTGAACCTAAGCAGAGGCCACGGCCTGTCAACCTGCGCCACGCGATCGCCACAGTGATCATCACGGGGGTAGTGTGTGGGATCGTGTGTCTGATGATGCTGGCTGCAGCAGTGTACGGCTGTGCCTACGCCGCGATCATGGCCAAATACCAGCGGGAGCTGAAGAAGAACGAGGAGTTGGCAGCAGCGCGGGGGGCGGATCACAAGAAAGCTGATGAGAAGGAACCACTGGAGAATGCTATTGCTTAA
- the LOC110001376 gene encoding leucine-rich repeat and transmembrane domain-containing protein 1 isoform X2 → MRVVLVCALLSLLPSSQACPKECSCNGNTKVVDCQGRGLYDIPRRLHPDTQELYLQDNRIRGLGSMAFREIPLVRILDLSNNSITSVSPTALLGLRSLHRLSLAHNSLKELDKRLLGPIRSLSHLDLSHNSLWGLPGAIGDSLRNLSHLGLAHNRITRMDRSLLEALTRLDSLTLRGNPWRCDCQLIGLKLWLETYLFKGGVVDEVLCSQPEEMKDRDLQKVPYQLFHACMTTSYHYLFANIHHLESERLLRGHTHGNHAHPSSHALHVPMVIGEGFGVGGAGGGGGGGGGSLPECEPKQRPRPVNLRHAIATVIITGVVCGIVCLMMLAAAVYGCAYAAIMAKYQRELKKNEELAAARGADHKKADEKEPLENAIA, encoded by the exons ATGAGAG TGGTACTGGTTTGtgccctcctctccctcttgcCGTCATCACAAGCCTGTCCAAAGGAGTGTAGCTGCAATGGCAACACCAAAGTTGTGGACTGCCAGGGTCGAGGCCTGTATGACATCCCTCGACGACTACATCCAGACACCCAAGAACTGTACCTCCAAGATAACCGTATAAGGGGGCTGGGATCGATGGCTTTCCGAGAAATACCGCTTGTTCGTATTCTCGACCTGTCTAATAACTCTATAACGTCAGTTTCACCGACTGCTCTGCTGGGTCTCCGAAGTCTACACCGCCTCAGCCTGGCCCACAACAGCCTCAAAGAGCTGGACAAACGGTTGCTTGGACCTATCCGTTCCCTTTCACACCTTGACCTCTCGCACAACAG CCTGTGGGGTTTGCCTGGAGCCATTGGGGACAGTTTGAGGAACCTAAGCCACCTGGGACTAGCGCACAACAGAATAACAAGAATGGACCGCTCTTTGTTGGAGGCCCTGACCCGCCTGGACAGCCTCACACTACGAGGCAACCCCTGGAGGTGTGACTGCCAGCTAATAGGCCTCAAACTCTGGCTGGAGACGTACCTCTTCAAAG GTGGAGTAGTGGATGAGGTGCTTTGCTCACAGCCAGAAGAGATGAAGGACAGAGACCTACAAAAAGTCCCCTACCAGCTCTTTCATGCATGCATGACCACAAGCTACCATTACCTGTTTGCAAACATACACCACCTGGAGTCAGAGAGGCTGCTGCGAGGCCACACCCATGGCAACCATGCTCATCCCTCCAGCCACGCTCTCCACGTCCCCATGGTGATCGGGGAGGGTTTTGGTgttggaggagcaggaggaggtggtggaggaggaggagggagtttGCCAGAGTGTGAACCTAAGCAGAGGCCACGGCCTGTCAACCTGCGCCACGCGATCGCCACAGTGATCATCACGGGGGTAGTGTGTGGGATCGTGTGTCTGATGATGCTGGCTGCAGCAGTGTACGGCTGTGCCTACGCCGCGATCATGGCCAAATACCAGCGGGAGCTGAAGAAGAACGAGGAGTTGGCAGCAGCGCGGGGGGCGGATCACAAGAAAGCTGATGAGAAGGAACCACTGGAGAATGCTATTGCTTAA